Sequence from the Janthinobacterium lividum genome:
ATTCCTGCGCCAGCAAGGTGGTTACGTAGTTGAGCGCTTCGCGCGCGCTATGGGCGTCATAGCCGTATTCGTCGACCAGGCGCTGCTCGACGGCCGATATCCTGGACCGCACATCGTCATCGGGGCGCTTGGCCGAGCCGACCAGGCGCAGCACGTCGCGCCGCTGCTCGAACAGGTATTGCTGGATGGCGTCGTGCAGTTGCGCATGGCTGCCCAGGCCAAATGGCTCGCCCCGCTTGAAGGCGCTCATGGCTTTGCGCACCACCTCTTGTCGGAAAGACTGCTTGCCCGAGTCGCTGATGTGGATTTTCTCTTCCACGGCGCGCAGGAAACGTTCGTCGGGACGGCGCTCTTCGCTGGTGATGGGATCGCGGATCTGGCGGTTGTCGAGCATGGCTTCGACTTCATCGAGATATTTGTTCAGCAAGTCTTGCGCTTCCTGCTCGAACGACACGAACAGGGCCTTGTGCACGTCAGCCTTGACCCAGCGGTTATAGAAATCCTTGCGCGTGAGCACCAGGTAATCGACCCACTTGCGCTTGCGCCGTGGTTCGATGCGCGCATCGTTTTCGATGCCGTCCTTCAGGGCCAGCAGCACGTCCATGGTGGACAGGCTGTTGCGCTGGGCGGAAATGATGGCGTGCGACAGGGCATTGATGACGAAACGGGGCGACACGCCCGACAGGCCCTCGTCGGGCGCCTTGTCGCGCTCGCGCATGCGGCGGATGTCGGCCGGCTGCAAGTCGTCCACGTCTTCATCGGCGCAGATGCGCAGTTTCTTGACCAGCTCGGCCTCCTTGTCCTCGCCTTCGGGCAGACGGCTGAGGATGGCAAACACGGCCGCCGCATGCAGCACGTGCGGATCGAGGTGTACGTCGCGAAAGGCGGGCGCGGCCGCCAGGATCAACTTGCGGTAGATGCGTGCTTCCTCGCGGTAATTGAGCGTGTACGGCACTTGCACGATGACCATGCGGTCGAGCAGCGCCTCGTTTTCGCTTTCTTGCAGGAATTTGCGAAATTCGGCCAGATTCGTGTGCGCGAGGATGGTTTCGTCGAGATAGATGAGGGGAAAGCGCGACACCTTGACATTCTTTTCCTGCGTCAGGGTCAATAGTAAATAGAGGAATTCCCGCTTGACCTTGAGGATCTCGATCAT
This genomic interval carries:
- a CDS encoding serine protein kinase; the protein is MTRHDDAPAGEQAGQHAGFVHGMAAWAAKHRIRPWGGSFADFIEQILPGRAALLTRSAHQYLWDMMRWNGQTDDNGRFRCRLFDDELFGIDEAIDRVAAYFKAAAVGSEVGRRMLLLLGPPSGGKSTMVILLKRGLEEYSHSSEGALYGIAGCPVHESPLHLVPHSMRADFRASYDAELQGELCPHCRARLEEQYAGDFLRMPVERIHLSEAGRCGIGTYAPHDPTTADLADLVGSVDLSKVAQYGDEGDPRAWSWSGAVYAASRGMLEMIEILKVKREFLYLLLTLTQEKNVKVSRFPLIYLDETILAHTNLAEFRKFLQESENEALLDRMVIVQVPYTLNYREEARIYRKLILAAAPAFRDVHLDPHVLHAAAVFAILSRLPEGEDKEAELVKKLRICADEDVDDLQPADIRRMRERDKAPDEGLSGVSPRFVINALSHAIISAQRNSLSTMDVLLALKDGIENDARIEPRRKRKWVDYLVLTRKDFYNRWVKADVHKALFVSFEQEAQDLLNKYLDEVEAMLDNRQIRDPITSEERRPDERFLRAVEEKIHISDSGKQSFRQEVVRKAMSAFKRGEPFGLGSHAQLHDAIQQYLFEQRRDVLRLVGSAKRPDDDVRSRISAVEQRLVDEYGYDAHSAREALNYVTTLLAQE